From the genome of Frateuria soli:
CCGGTGTACAAGCGCGTGGACTCCTGCGCGGCGGAGTTCGCCACCAGCACCGCCTACATGTACTCGACCTATGAGGAAGAGTGCGAGGCCAACCCGTCCGATCGGGAGAAGATCGTGGTGCTCGGCGGCGGTCCGAACCGCATCGGCCAGGGCATCGAGTTCGACTACTGCTGCGTGCACGCGGCGCTGGCGCTGCGCGAGGACGGGTTCGAGACCATCATGGTCAACTGCAACCCGGAAACCGTTTCGACCGACTACGACACCTCCGACCGCCTGTATTTCGAGCCGCTGACGCTCGAGGACGTGCTCGAGATCGTGGAACTGGAGAAGCCCAGGGGCGTGATCGTGCAGTACGGCGGACAGACGCCGCTCAAGCTCGCGCGCGCGCTGGAGGCGGCCGGTGTGCCGGTGATCGGTACCTCGCCCGACTCCATCGACCTGGCCGAGGACCGCGAGCGCTTCCAGCAGATGATCCACAAGCTGGGCCTGCGCCAGCCGCCCAACCGCACCGCGCGCAACGCCGACGAAGCGCTGGCGCTGGCGCGCGAGATCGGCTATCCGATGGTGGTGCGCCCGAGCTACGTGCTGGGTGGCAGGGCGATGGAAGTGGTCTACGACGACGCCGACCTCTCGCGCTACATCCGCGAGGCGGTGCAGGTCTCCAATGATTCGCCGGTGCTGCTGGACCGCTTCCTCGACCATGCGGTCGAGGTTGACGTGGACATCATCGCCGATGCCGAAGGCAACGTGCTGGTCGGTGGGATCATGGAGCACATCGAGGAGGCTGGCGTGCACTCGGGCGACTCGTCCTGCTCGCTGCCGCCGTACTCGCTCTCGCCCGAAATCCAGGATGAACTGCGCCGCCAGGTCGCGGCGATGGCCAAGGAACTGAAGGTCATCGGCCTGATGAACACCCAGTTCGCGATCCAGGGCGAGACCGTCTACATCCTCGAAGTGAATCCGCGCGCCTCGCGTACGGTCCCGTTCGTCTCCAAGGCGACGGGGGTGCCGCTGGCAAAGATCGCGGCGCGCTGCATGGCTGGCCGCACGCTGGCCAGCCAGGGTGCGACACGGGAGGTCATCCCCGATTACTTCTCGGTGAAGGAGGCGATCTTCCCGTTCCTGAAGTTCCAGAACGTGGACCCGATCCTCGGTCCCGAGATGCGCTCGACCGGCGAAGTGATGGGCATCGGTCGCAAGTTCGGCGCCGCCTTCGCGCGCGGCCACGAAGCGGCGGGGATCAAGGCACCGGCCAAGGGCAAGATGTTCCTGTCGGTGCGTGACGCCGACAAGGAGCGCCTGTTGCCGGTCGCGAAGGATGGACTGGCGCGGGGCTTCAGCCTGGTCGCCACCGGCGGCACGGCAGCCTTCCTCAACGCCCACGGCGTGCCGTGCGAGCGCATCAACAAGGTGCTGGAGGGCCGGCCGCATATCGTCGACCTGATCAAGAACGGCGAGATCGTGTATATCGTCAATACGACCGAGGGCAAGCAAGCCATCGCCGACTCGTTCTCGATCCGGCGCGAGGCCCTGCAGCACCGGGTCACTTATTCCACCACCGTCGCAGGCGCGCGTGCGCTCGTCCACTCGCTGGATTTCCACGGCGAGGCGGACGTGCACAGCCTGCAGGAACTGCACAAGGAGCTGAGCGCATGAGTCGCGCCCCCATGACCAAGGCCGGTTCGGAGCGCCTGCGCGGCGAGCTCGATCGCCTCAAATCGGTCGAGCGTCCGCGCATCATCGCGGCGATCGCCGAGGCCCGTGCCCATGGCGATCTGAAGGAAAACGCCGAGTATCACGCCGCGCGCGAGCAGCAGAGCTTCATCGAAGGCCGCATTGCCGAGCTGGAAGCCTCGTTGTCCACCGCCGAAGTTATCGATGTGTCGCGACTCGGTGCCGGCAGCAAGGTGGTGTTCGGCGCCACCGTGGACCTGGAGGACGAGGACTCCGGCGACGCGGTGACCTACCAGATCGTGGGCGACCTTGAGGCAGACATCAAGCAGCGGCTGATCGCCGTGTCTTCGCCGATTGCCCGTGCGCTGATCGGCAAGAGCGAAGGCGACAGTTTCGAGTTCAAGGCGCCCAACGGCGTCAAGCACTACGAGATCACCGGCGTCCGCTACGAGTAAAGTGGCGCGCGTTCGTAGGAGCCCACTTGTGGGCGATGCTCTTGCCCTGGACGCATCGCACAAAAGCATCGCCCACAAGTGGGCTCCTACAGGGGTGTTGTGGCCTTGGCCGGAAGGCAGGCAACAAAAAAGGCCGCATTGAGCGGCCTTTTTGCGTCAACCCGGACGGTTCAGCGCTGGCGCGCCTTGAAACGCGGGTTGCTCTTGCAGATCACGAAGACCTTGCCGCGACGGCGCACGACCTTGCAGTCACGGTGCCGCTGCTTGGCGGACTTCAAAGAGGAAAGCACCTTCACGGCCAGCTCCTGGAAACAATTCGGGAAAATTCAAGCCGCCAAGTTTAGCCACAGTCTGCCGGCTTCACAAGTCCACGTCCTCCACGCCCTTGACGATCTGCAGGAACTTGGCCAGCACCGGAGAGGGGTTGTCCCTGCGGCTGGCGACCGCCAGCAGCAGGTAGGCATCAGGGTCTTCCAGCGAGACGTAGCTGACGCCCCCCAGCTGTACCGCGCGCATGCTGGCCGGAACCAGCGCCAGCCCGATGCCGGCGGCGACCAGCGCCAGCAGGCCATTGATCTGCTGGGCCTGCTGGCCGATCAGCGGATGGAAGCCCGCCTTGCCCGCCAGTTGCACGAGGCGGTCGTAGAGGGTCGCGGCCAGTTCCCGGGGCTGGCTGACAAACACCTCGTTGGCCAGTGCGCCGAACTGCACGCTGTCCTTGCCCGACAGCGGATGGCCGCAGGGCACGGCCAGGACCAGCGGTTCATAGTCGATCACATCGATTCGCAACGTACGGGCGTCGGACTCGTGGCGCGGCTCGTCACGCACGAAGCCGACGTCGATCTGGTCGCCGCGCAATGCGGTGAACTGCGGCTCGCTGTACATCTCCTGCAACTGCATGCGCACCTTCGGGACATGCTGGCGGAAGCGCAGCAGGGTCTGCGGCAGTGCCCGGTGGAAGGTGACCGAGATCGTGTAGGCCAGCCGCAGCGATCCGCTGAAGCCTGCCGCCGCGTCGCTGACGCTGGCGCGGGTCTGTTCGGCCTGGGCCAGGATCTGCCGTGCCTGCTCCAGCAGGATGCGTCCGGGCCCGGTCAGGGCGACGTTGCGCTTGTCCCGATCGAACAGGCGGGTGCCCAGGTCCTGCTCCAGCGCCTGGATCTGCTGCGACAGCGGGGGCTGGGAAATGTGCAGGCGCTGGGCTGCCCGGGTGAAGCTCAATTCTTCGGCGACGGCCACGAAATAGCGGAGCTGGCGGAAGTCGAACATAGTCGGCCATCGAATAAGTAATGGGCCAAATATATATTGGAAGAATGTTTGTGACGAGGGTATCGTTTGCCCCGTCCCGCCACCTTCCCCCTCCCCCCAGGTGGCGGTGACCCTCGCTCCGCAGCGACGCTATCCCCGCGGTCCCGGTCCTCCTCCCCCAGAGCCGGCACCGACGCGTCGTTCGCGGAGCGCTTTCTTTTTCCGCTTTCGCTAAAGCGCCGCGGCCAATCGCGTGCCCTGGGCGATCGCCCGCTTCGCGTCGAGTTCGGCCGCCACGTCGGCGCCGCCGATGACGTGTGGCTTGAGACCTGCCGCAAGCAGGGCGTCGGCCAGGCCCCGGGCGGGTTCCTGGCCCGCACAGACCACCACGTTGTCGACCGGCAGCACTTGCGGCTGGCCGGCCACCCGCAGGTGCAGGCCGGCGCCGTCGAAGCGCTCGTACTGCACGCCGCCAAGCATCTGCACTCGATGGGCCTTGAGCGTGGCCCGGTGCACCCAGCCGGTGGTCTTGTTGAGACGGGCGCCGGGACGGCCTTCGGTTCGTTGCAACAGCCAGACCTGCCGCGCGGGCGGCTCGGGCGTAGGGGAAACCAGCCCTCCGCGGGCCGCGAGCGTGCGGTCCACGCCCCAGGCTTGCGCCCAGCGGACAGGATCCAGCGTGGGGGAGGGTGGCTGCTCGGCCAGAAATTCGGCCACATCGAAGCCGATGCCGCCCGCGCCGATGATGGCCACCCGCGGACCCACCGGACGATCGTGGGCGAGCACGTCCAGGTAGCCGAGCACGCGCGGGTCGTCGCTGCCGGGAAAGCGGATCTGCCGCGGCGCGACGCCGGTGGCGACCACGATTTCGTCGAAGGCGCGCAGCACCTCCACGTCCGCACGCCGGCCCAGTCGCTGTTCCACGCCCAGTTCGGCCAGGCGATGACGGTAGTAGCGCAGCGTCTCGTGGAACTCTTCCTTGCCTGGAATGCGCTTGGCGTAATTGAACTGGCCGCCGATGTCGCTTGCCTGCTCGAACAGCGTCACCGCGTGGCCACGTTCTGCCAGCGTGGTCGCACAGGCCAGACCGGCCGGGCCGGCGCCGACCACGGCGACGCGCTTGCGCGGCGTGGCCGGCGCAAGGACCAGTTCGGTCTCGTGACAGGCGCGCGGATTGACCAGGCAACTGGCGCGCTTGTTCTGGAACACGTGGTCGAGGCAGGCCTGGTTGCAGGCGATACAGGTATTGATGGCGGCGTCGCAGCCGGAACGTGCCTTGACCGCCCAGTCCGGGTCGGCCAGGAATGGGCGGGCCATCGAGACCATGTCCGCCTCGCCGGCGACCAGCACGCGCTCGGCCACTTCGGGCATGTTGATGCGGTTGGTGGCCACCAGCGGCACGCCGACCTCGCCCTTTGGGCGGAGAGGGCGCGCGGCGTGAACGGCGTGATCGGCGACTTGAGCCTCGAAGGCGCCACCGACAGCGGGTGGTAGCCGTAACGGCCTGCGTGCAGGATCTGCATGCAGATGTGCCCGCCCTCGGTATGCACCGCGCGGGTGATCTTGCGATGCCGGGCTACGTGCCAAGGCATCGACAGGCGGCCACCGAACGGTTTCAGCCAGCCTTCGATGCTGGGTGCGATGCCGCCCGTCACCATCAGCCCCACACCACCCCGCGCGCGTTCGGCGAAGTAGGCCGCGAGCTTGTCGTAATCGGTCGCGCGATCTTCCAGCCCCGTATGCATCGAACCCATCAGGATGCGATTGGGCAAGGTGACGTGGCCCAGGTCCAGCGGGGCGAACAGGTGCGGGTAATGCATGCCGGCGTCCATTCAAACGATCGTATGAATGTGCCGGGTGGGCGCGACGAAAGCAAGCCGCGACCGGGGCCGTCGCAGTCGGCCGATCCGGTATGCGGGTGACAGGCGGGTCGGTCTGAAGCGACCTGGCGGCTTACGCCAGCAACTGGCGAACCAGGGTGATGTAGCGGCGCATGGCTTCTTCCCGCGAGACGCCGGCCAGCTGTGCCCAGGCCTCGTGTTTGGCTGTCCCCACGAAATCGAAGAAGCCGGGGGGACGGGCCTGGATGTCGCCCAGCGAGCCCTGCTTGTACAGGGCGTAGAGCCTGAGCAGGGTGTCGTTGTCGGGACGGGTGCCAAGCCGTTTGACGTCCCCGGCGGCCTGCTCGAATTCACGGCGAAGATCGATCATGGAAAAGGCACGGCGACGACGGTGCGCGGCTAGATAGCACGCACCCCGGGGGTGGTCAACGCGCTACCATGGCGTTTTGCCGATCCCAAGGGAGCCCCATGATCCGCACGCAGCCGGTCCCTGTCCTCACCATCGACGGGCCGTCCGGATCGGGCAAAGGCACTATCAGCCGGTTGGTCGCCGAGCATCTGGGCTGGCGCCTGCTCGACTCGGGTGCGCTGTACCGGGCGGTCGGTTACGCGGCCGGCGCCGAAGGGCTGGACCTGTCCGATGCCGAGGCGGTGACCCGTTGCGCCCAGGCCACGAAGATCCGCTTCCAGGCGGCTGCCGACGGTGGGGACACACGGGTGATCGTCAACGGCCACGACGCCACCGACGAGCTGCGCACCGAAACCGCCGGCGCAGCGGCCTCGGCGATCGCCTCGATCCCGTCGGTGCGGCAGGCCCTGGTCGACCTTCAACTGGGCTTCCGGAAAGCTCCGGGCCTGGTTGCCGACGGGCGCGACATGGGCACGGTGATCTTTCCGGACGCGCCGTTCAAGGTGTTCCTCACCGCCAGTGCCGCCGAGCGGGCGAAAAGGCGCTATAAGCAGTTGAAGGAAAAGGGACTGAACGTTACACTTGCAGCTCTTCAGCGCGAGATCGAGGCTCGCGACGAACGCGATGCGTCGCGTACGGTCGCCCCGCTTCGCCCGGCCGAGGATGCGGTTCTGGTGGATACCACCGGCATGCCCATCGAGGACGTCGTCGCGAAAGTGTTCGCCGTCGTGCGGCCCTGATAAGGCTGTACGCGGCTTTAGGTGCCTCCGCCGCGGCGGGGGTTTTGGTCAACGGTGCCGACAGGGCGGTCCGTCACAGGGCGCGTTTTCTGCGACACCCACAACCGGTGGGCCGGTTAGCCCGTGCGCATTTCATCCGACGGCGCGCACAGGGGGCTACGGCCTTTTCTCATTTCTGGAATCAACATGACTGAAAGTTTTGCCGAGCTGTTTGAACAGAGCCAGCAGGCCATCGCCAAGCTGAAGCCGGGTGCCATCGTCACCGGCATCGTTGTGGAAATCCGCAACGACGTCGTCGTGATCAACGCCGGCCTCAAGAGCGAAGGCATCGTCCCGATCGAGCAGTTCAAGGACGAAGAGGGCACGCTGGAAGTGCAGGTGGGCGACGAGGTTAAGGTTGCCCTCGACGCCCTCGAAGACGGCTTCGGCGAGACCAAGCTCTCCCGCGAGAAGGCCAAGCGTTCGATGGTCTGGGACGACCTCGAGCAGGCTTTCGACAAGGAAGAGACCATCACCGGCAAGATCTCCGGCAAGGTCAAGGGCGGCTTCACCGTCGACATCAAGGACGTCCGCGCGTTCCTGCCGGGCTCGCTGGTCGACGTGCGCCCGGTCCGTGATCCGGTGTACCTCGAGGGCAAGGACCTCGAGTTCAAGATCATCAAGCTGGACCGCAAGCGCAACAACGTGGTGGTCAGCCGCCGCGCCGTCGTCGAGACCGAGTTCTCCGAGGAGCGCGAGAAGCTGCTGGAACGCCTGACCGAGGGCGCGGTGGTCAAGGGCACGGTCAAGAACCTCACCGACTACGGCGCGTTCGTGGACCTGGGCGGCATCGACGGCCTGCTGCACATCACCGACATGGCCTGGAAGCGCGTGCGCCATCCGTCCGAAGTCGTCAACGTCGGCGACGAGCTGGACGTGCGCGTGCTCAAGTACGACCGCGAGCGCAACCGCGTGTCGCTGGGCCTCAAGCAGCTGGGCGACGATCCGTGGGTCGCCATCGCGCGTCGCTACCCGGTGGGCAGCCGCATCTTCGGCAAGGTCTCCAACGTCACCGATTACGGCTGCTTCGTCGAGATCGAGCCGGGCGTCGAGGGCCTGGTCCACGTGTCCGAGATGGACTGGACCAACAAGAACGTCAATCCGGCCAAGGTGGTGCAGGTCGGCGACGAGACCGAAGTGATGGTGCTGGACGTGGATGAAGAGCGTCGCCGCATCTCGCTGGGCATCAAGCAGACGCGCTCCAATCCGTGGGAAGCGTTCGCCGCCATGCACAAGAAGAACGACAAGGTGTCCGGCCAGATCAAGTCGATCACCGACTTCGGCATCTTCATCGGCCTGGAAGGCGGCATCGACGGCCTGGTGCACCTGTCCGACATCTCCTGGCAGGCTTCCGGCGAAGACCTCGTGCGCAACTTCAAGAAGGGTGACGAGATCGAGGCGGTGGTGCTGGCGGTCGATCCGGAGCGCGAGCGCATCTCGCTCGGCATCAAGCAGATGGAGCAGGATCCGTTCGGCCAGTTCATGGCCAACAACCCGCGCGGCACGATCGTCAACGGCACCGTCAAGGAAGTGGACGCCAAGGGTGCGGTGATCGACCTGGGCGAGGGCGTGGAAGGTTACCTGCGCGCCAACGACATCGCCAAGGAGCGCGTCGAGGATGCCACCCAGTACCTGAAGGTGGGCGACAAGGTCGAAGCCAAGTTCACCGGCATGGACCGCAAGGGCCGCCAGCTGGCGCTCTCGATCCGCGCCAAGGACGAGGAAGACCTGCACGACGCGATGGCCGAGTACGGCTCCGCGGCCGGCGGTACCACCAAGCTGGGTGCGCTGCTCAAGGAGCAGCTCAACAAGTCCGAGTAATTCCTTTAGGATTACAATGACTTGAGTGCGAAGCGGGGCGGCCCAGGGTCGCCCCGCCGTTTGAACGTCACGGACATTGGGGACCCATGACCAAATCCGAACTGATCGAGGCGCTGGCCAGGCGCCAGACCCACCTCGCGTTCAGCGACGTGGAGCTCGCGGTCAAGAGCGTGATCGAGCAGATGAGCCACGCCCTGGCACAGGGCGAGCGCATCGAGGTCCGCGGCTTCGGCAGCTTCGCGCTTCACTATCGGCCGCCGCGCATGGGGCGCAACCCCAAGACCGGCGACGCGGTGGCTCTGCCGGGCAAGCACGTGCCGCACTTCAAGCCAGGCAAGGAGTTGCGCGAGCGGGTGAATCTCTCGCTGCAGGCCGAGGAAACCGAAGTGGCCTGACACGCAGCCACGATGGCTGAAAGTCGAGGTGTTTCAAGTTTCAAGGCAGGCGGCGCGAGCCGGTCCTGCCTTTTTGTTGCCTGTGGGAAAGGTGTCCGCCCGGTTTCCTCGTTCCGGGGCGAAAGCGAAGCCCGGGATGGGTTCGCAACGGCAACGCCCGAGCGGCACCGTTCCCCGGAACCACCTTCGGCTCGAGGGAGAGGCACCTGACGGCCCCCACGCTCGTGCCAGTTCAACCTGATTCGGGTAAAGTCGCGCGATGCGATTGATTGCCCTGCTCATCCTGGCGTTTTTTGTCGTCGTCGGCGTGGTCGTCGGCGCACTCAATGCCGATCCGGTGAGCTACGACCTGGCCTTCTTCCAGCTGACGATGCCCAAGGGTGCCGGGTTGCTGGTCGCCCTGGTGATCGGCTGGCTGCTGGGAGGGCTCACCGCCTGGTTGGGCATGAGCGTGCGCCATCGTCGCGTGCTGCGCCGCGCGCGGTCGTCCAGCGGGAAGACGCCGGCCCGCGCATGAGCATCCTCTACGTGCTGGTTCTGCTGGTGCCGGCCGCTTTTGCCAGCGGGTGGTTTGCGGCCCGCCGGGCAGCGGTCCATCGCTCGGGCATGCGCGTCAGCGAGCTGTCGTCCGATTACTTCCGCGGCCTCAACTACCTGCTCAACGAAGAACAGGACAAGGCGATCGAGGTCTTCCTGAAACTCGCCGAGTACAACCGCGACACGGTGGAAACCCACCTTGCCCTGGGTAACCTGTTTCGCCGCCGCGGCGAAGTCGATCGTGCCATCCGCCTGCACCAGCACCTGGTTTCGCGGCCGGGCCTGACCGAGGCGATGAAGACCGTCGCCTTGCTGGAACTGGGCGAAGACTACATGCGCGCCGGCCTGCTCGACCGCGCGGAAGCGCTGTTTTCCGACCTGGTCGCGATGAATGCACACGCGCCCTCGGCGCTGCGGCATCTTGTGGCGATCTACCAGCATGAACGCGACTGGCACAAGGCGATCGACCATGCGCGCCGGCTGGAGGCGATGACCGGCGACGACGAGTCCCCGATGATCGCCCAGTTCTATTGCGAGCTGGCCGAACAGGCACGCCAGCATGGCGCGCGATCGGAAGCGCGTGGCTACCTGCGGCAGGCCTTCGAATGCCAGGCCGACTGCGTGCGCGCCTTCATGCTCACCGGCCGCCTGCATGCCGAAGCGGGCGAGCACGCCGAAGCGGTCGAAGCCTATGAGGCGGCCGTCGGCGCGGACATCGCCTTCGTCCCGGAAATCCTGCCGCCGTTGCTCAACAGCTATGCGCGCACCGGGCAGATGGAGCGCGCCGAGCATTTCCTGCAGGACATTCTGGCGCGCTACAACGGCATCTCCCCGGTGTTGGCGCTGACCAAGCTCTATAACCAGCGTGATGGCGAGCGGGCGGGCATCGAGTTCCTGACCTCGCAGTTGCGCCAGCGCCCCTCGGTGCGCGGCCTGATGGCACTGATCGACGCGACCATGGACAAGATCGAGGGAGAGGCGCGCGAAAACTTTCTCATCCTGCGCGACCTCACCCGCAAGCTGCTCGAGGGCCAGGCGATGTATCGCTGCAGCCGCTGCGGCTTCGGCGCCAAGGCGCATCACTGGCAGTGCCCCAGCTGCAAGAGCTGGAGCACGATCCGCCCGATCCACGGCGTCGCCAACGAGTGATCCGGCCGGAACTCGCCACCGTGCTGGGATGGAGCCTGGCCGCGCTGGTGATCGCGGCGGTGGCGGCACGTGGTGCCATCGCCTATGCACGTCGTCGCGGCATGCTGGACCAACCCGGTCAGCGCCGCTCGCACACGCTTCCTACCCCCCGCGGTGGCGGCATCGGCATCGTGCTCGCCTGCCTCGTTGCCATACCCGGCGCATTCCTGAGCTTGCCCGGCCCCTGGTCCGGATGGACTACCGGCAGCCTGGCACTGGCCTTGCTCCTGGTCGCGGCGATCGGTTGGTGGGATGACCACCGGCCGTTGCGGCAATGGCCAAGGCTGGGCGTCCAGCTGCTGGCGACGGCATGCTTCAGCGCAGCACTGCTTGCCGATGCAGGCCTCGCGTGGGCGTGGCTGCCGCTGCTGGTGCTGGCCGGCGGCTGGAGTATCAACCTGCACAACTTCATGGACGGGATCGATGCACTGCTGGCACAGCAGGGCATCTTCGTCGCCGCCGGGCTCGGCTGCCTTGCCGCCAGCGTGGCCCAGCCTGCACTGGCGGGGGGGGCCTTCGTGGTGGCCGCGGGCTGCTTCGGGTTCTGGCTCTACAAC
Proteins encoded in this window:
- a CDS encoding LysR substrate-binding domain-containing protein, giving the protein MFDFRQLRYFVAVAEELSFTRAAQRLHISQPPLSQQIQALEQDLGTRLFDRDKRNVALTGPGRILLEQARQILAQAEQTRASVSDAAAGFSGSLRLAYTISVTFHRALPQTLLRFRQHVPKVRMQLQEMYSEPQFTALRGDQIDVGFVRDEPRHESDARTLRIDVIDYEPLVLAVPCGHPLSGKDSVQFGALANEVFVSQPRELAATLYDRLVQLAGKAGFHPLIGQQAQQINGLLALVAAGIGLALVPASMRAVQLGGVSYVSLEDPDAYLLLAVASRRDNPSPVLAKFLQIVKGVEDVDL
- the lapB gene encoding lipopolysaccharide assembly protein LapB, which produces MSILYVLVLLVPAAFASGWFAARRAAVHRSGMRVSELSSDYFRGLNYLLNEEQDKAIEVFLKLAEYNRDTVETHLALGNLFRRRGEVDRAIRLHQHLVSRPGLTEAMKTVALLELGEDYMRAGLLDRAEALFSDLVAMNAHAPSALRHLVAIYQHERDWHKAIDHARRLEAMTGDDESPMIAQFYCELAEQARQHGARSEARGYLRQAFECQADCVRAFMLTGRLHAEAGEHAEAVEAYEAAVGADIAFVPEILPPLLNSYARTGQMERAEHFLQDILARYNGISPVLALTKLYNQRDGERAGIEFLTSQLRQRPSVRGLMALIDATMDKIEGEARENFLILRDLTRKLLEGQAMYRCSRCGFGAKAHHWQCPSCKSWSTIRPIHGVANE
- a CDS encoding integration host factor subunit beta; this translates as MTKSELIEALARRQTHLAFSDVELAVKSVIEQMSHALAQGERIEVRGFGSFALHYRPPRMGRNPKTGDAVALPGKHVPHFKPGKELRERVNLSLQAEETEVA
- a CDS encoding lipopolysaccharide assembly protein LapA domain-containing protein; this encodes MRLIALLILAFFVVVGVVVGALNADPVSYDLAFFQLTMPKGAGLLVALVIGWLLGGLTAWLGMSVRHRRVLRRARSSSGKTPARA
- a CDS encoding MraY family glycosyltransferase; translated protein: MIAAVAARGAIAYARRRGMLDQPGQRRSHTLPTPRGGGIGIVLACLVAIPGAFLSLPGPWSGWTTGSLALALLLVAAIGWWDDHRPLRQWPRLGVQLLATACFSAALLADAGLAWAWLPLLVLAGGWSINLHNFMDGIDALLAQQGIFVAAGLGCLAASVAQPALAGGAFVVAAGCFGFWLYNRPPARIFMGDVGSGSVGLLLFAFGALLWGIEPALLWPALILGSAFVADASLTLLNRFLRGRRWYAPHREHLYQWLVRSGRTHARAAAWYLGWNLLVAAPAAVVASLLPAMALPACAAVYTAAGATWIVAKRRCMRRASLKDRYVAT
- the ykgO gene encoding type B 50S ribosomal protein L36 → MKVLSSLKSAKQRHRDCKVVRRRGKVFVICKSNPRFKARQR
- the cmk gene encoding (d)CMP kinase — translated: MIRTQPVPVLTIDGPSGSGKGTISRLVAEHLGWRLLDSGALYRAVGYAAGAEGLDLSDAEAVTRCAQATKIRFQAAADGGDTRVIVNGHDATDELRTETAGAAASAIASIPSVRQALVDLQLGFRKAPGLVADGRDMGTVIFPDAPFKVFLTASAAERAKRRYKQLKEKGLNVTLAALQREIEARDERDASRTVAPLRPAEDAVLVDTTGMPIEDVVAKVFAVVRP
- a CDS encoding acyl-CoA-binding protein, yielding MIDLRREFEQAAGDVKRLGTRPDNDTLLRLYALYKQGSLGDIQARPPGFFDFVGTAKHEAWAQLAGVSREEAMRRYITLVRQLLA
- the rpsA gene encoding 30S ribosomal protein S1, with amino-acid sequence MTESFAELFEQSQQAIAKLKPGAIVTGIVVEIRNDVVVINAGLKSEGIVPIEQFKDEEGTLEVQVGDEVKVALDALEDGFGETKLSREKAKRSMVWDDLEQAFDKEETITGKISGKVKGGFTVDIKDVRAFLPGSLVDVRPVRDPVYLEGKDLEFKIIKLDRKRNNVVVSRRAVVETEFSEEREKLLERLTEGAVVKGTVKNLTDYGAFVDLGGIDGLLHITDMAWKRVRHPSEVVNVGDELDVRVLKYDRERNRVSLGLKQLGDDPWVAIARRYPVGSRIFGKVSNVTDYGCFVEIEPGVEGLVHVSEMDWTNKNVNPAKVVQVGDETEVMVLDVDEERRRISLGIKQTRSNPWEAFAAMHKKNDKVSGQIKSITDFGIFIGLEGGIDGLVHLSDISWQASGEDLVRNFKKGDEIEAVVLAVDPERERISLGIKQMEQDPFGQFMANNPRGTIVNGTVKEVDAKGAVIDLGEGVEGYLRANDIAKERVEDATQYLKVGDKVEAKFTGMDRKGRQLALSIRAKDEEDLHDAMAEYGSAAGGTTKLGALLKEQLNKSE
- the greA gene encoding transcription elongation factor GreA; the protein is MSRAPMTKAGSERLRGELDRLKSVERPRIIAAIAEARAHGDLKENAEYHAAREQQSFIEGRIAELEASLSTAEVIDVSRLGAGSKVVFGATVDLEDEDSGDAVTYQIVGDLEADIKQRLIAVSSPIARALIGKSEGDSFEFKAPNGVKHYEITGVRYE
- the carB gene encoding carbamoyl-phosphate synthase large subunit, with amino-acid sequence MPKRTDIKSVLIIGAGPIVIGQACEFDYSGAQACKALREEGYRVILVNSNPATIMTDPEMADAVYIEPINWQTVERIIAKEKPDAVLPTMGGQTALNCALDLADHGVLDKYGVELIGASRDAIRMAEDRELFKQAMAEIDLDCPKAEVARSYEQAVDIQTRVGFPTIIRPSFTLGGSGGGIAYNVEEFEEIVKRGLELSPVHEVLVEESVLGWKEFEMEVVRDHADNCIIVCSIENLDPMGVHTGDSITVAPAQTLTDKEYQRLRDASIAVLRKIGVDTGGSNVQFGINAENGRVVVIEMNPRVSRSSALASKATGFPIAKVAAKLAVGYTLDELKNDITGGLTPASFEPTIDYVVTKIPRFAFEKFPSADARLTTQMKSVGEVMAMGRTFHESLQKALRGLEIGKTGLNPTGLDLTSAEGLATIRRELREPRPERVFYVADAFRAGLSLEEIHDCSRIDPWFLAAFEDIVLTEKEVKAQGLTALNAPRIRELKRMGFADARIAQLLNTDEAAVRHLRHTLGVRPVYKRVDSCAAEFATSTAYMYSTYEEECEANPSDREKIVVLGGGPNRIGQGIEFDYCCVHAALALREDGFETIMVNCNPETVSTDYDTSDRLYFEPLTLEDVLEIVELEKPRGVIVQYGGQTPLKLARALEAAGVPVIGTSPDSIDLAEDRERFQQMIHKLGLRQPPNRTARNADEALALAREIGYPMVVRPSYVLGGRAMEVVYDDADLSRYIREAVQVSNDSPVLLDRFLDHAVEVDVDIIADAEGNVLVGGIMEHIEEAGVHSGDSSCSLPPYSLSPEIQDELRRQVAAMAKELKVIGLMNTQFAIQGETVYILEVNPRASRTVPFVSKATGVPLAKIAARCMAGRTLASQGATREVIPDYFSVKEAIFPFLKFQNVDPILGPEMRSTGEVMGIGRKFGAAFARGHEAAGIKAPAKGKMFLSVRDADKERLLPVAKDGLARGFSLVATGGTAAFLNAHGVPCERINKVLEGRPHIVDLIKNGEIVYIVNTTEGKQAIADSFSIRREALQHRVTYSTTVAGARALVHSLDFHGEADVHSLQELHKELSA